A region from the Canis lupus dingo isolate Sandy chromosome X, ASM325472v2, whole genome shotgun sequence genome encodes:
- the LOC112671925 gene encoding galectin-1-like: MACGLVASNLSLKPGQCLRVQCEVVPEAKSFVLNLGKDGDNLCLHFNPRFEAHSDVNTIVCNSKDGGARGEEHRESAFPFQPGTVTEVCISFDQADLTIKLPDGYTFKFPNRLNLEAISYLAADGDMKIKCLAFD, encoded by the coding sequence ATGGCTTGTGGTCTGGTCGCCAGCAATCTGAGTCTCAAACCTGGGCAGTGCCTCAGAGTGCAATGCGAGGTGGTCCCCGAAGCCAAGAGCTTCGTGCTGAACCTGGGCAAAGACGGGGACAACCTGTGCCTGCACTTCAACCCTCGCTTTGAAGCCCACAGCGACGTCAACACCATTGTGTGTAACAGCAAGGATGGCGGGGCCAGAGGCGAGGAGCATCGAGAGTCCGCCTTCCCCTTCCAGCCCGGGACTGTCACAGAGGTGTGCATCTCCTTCGACCAGGCCGACTTGACCATCAAGCTGCCAGATGGATACACCTTCAAGTTCCCCAACCGCCTCAACCTGGAGGCCATCAGCTACCTGGCAGCTGATGGTGACATGAAGATCAAGTGCCTGGCCTTTGACTAA